The proteins below are encoded in one region of Triticum aestivum cultivar Chinese Spring chromosome 1B, IWGSC CS RefSeq v2.1, whole genome shotgun sequence:
- the LOC123139046 gene encoding helicase and polymerase-containing protein TEBICHI isoform X1 — translation MASGSSRVHVDQFFAVKKRRPSSQHGSPGAAKGSLAGYLVRSPPAAAAAAAASSAALAGSPSGARRSLAASMNADIANSAAAMNVDAGDSAAAAAAPDYGDDLEMKRFTMEFLSHYCSDIPSVMMPDAGKGEPDKQQKRSAVNSFLAPCGDRSAKKQCVSRCGAAEVARVKDSGDNMPFRCVSNHGASEHLEGLHEGPNLSGEGFAALQRSSFTPYAAQKMAGFSAAPGETPKSASSLISPGEDFWNAAMEFADDVSAMAGKGPRRRHCDAAEDKSSCAVALGSKTLPRSGNEEFNCENTVGSNPMKQIDTFSNAIELAAANRQHKNNSPLPVKHLDFFHEDAIQVSGLEGKEKGDTVPGSAQVNQGRPKDSSFHRTENLMHSVNNMKAITSNPDNDSPVMIPGEGLFKSKTAGMGHSIDAGGRGSCMIKSDLNQPTHGEIKSLAANSNSCKPNRDSKSKFASQRVEACTPTSSVPLKDHSKLSSWLPHELCAIYMKKGIPQLYPWQVECLLVDGVLENRNLVYCASTSAGKSFVAEVLMLRRILSSQKIAILVLPYVSLCAEKAEHLEQLLAPLGKHVRSYYGNQGGGSLPKDTSVAVCTIEKANSLVNKLLEDGRLSELGIIVIDELHMVGDQHRGYLLELMLTKLRYAAGEGNSESSSGETSGSSSGKAGTTHGLQIIGMSATMPNVAAVADWLQAALYQTAFRPVPLEEFIKVGNKIFDKDMNIVRVLPKIADIGGKDPDHIVELCNEVVLEGHSVLLFCSSRKGCESTAKHIAKYLKVANVSSKDVGSEFRDAASAVEALKRCPAGLDPVLEETLPFGVAYHHAGLTVEERDIVETCYRKGLVRVLTATSTLAAGVNLPARRVIFRQPRIGRDFIDGTRYRQMAGRAGRTGIDTKGESILVCRPEEVKRITGIVRSDCPPLQSCLSEDKNGMTHAIMEVVAGGIVQTASDIHRYVRCTLLNSTKSFDDVVKSAQDSLRWLCHKRFVEWNNDTKIYSTTPLGRASFGSSLNPEESLVVLDDLSRAREGFVLASDLHLVYLVTPINVEVEPDWELYYERFMQLSSLEQSVGNRVGVTEPFLMHMAHGAAMPIRGRPKKNTSGGSGANTLINDQSLRVSKRFYVALMISRLAQEIPVTDVCESFKVARGTIQALQENAGRFASMVSAFCQRLGWQDLEGLVAKFQNRVSFGVRAEIAELTTIPFVKGSRARALYNSGLRTPVTIAEASIPEIAKALFENSWSGQDDSGLRRMQFGIAKKIKNGARRIVLEEAEAARVAAFSAFKSLGVEVPQFTTPLLPASEEDSPPRDVMVFPGAGHAKCQESVLGARVGDERNICSDYVAQRASTVIVEEDLHPVSSIHIKESQGIANSVNIASMQEASPLSTTPSRNVADKGPVNAHNFPGGFDGFLDQWSSVNEFSFDLHFVKRSSKLSLTIFEILGLAVCWENSPVYYCNFPKDLTPTGNNDSVELWEGFRRRWSRIVGIMQQKSVKKTTWNLKIQIQALKSPCISCQRLARLHLNPKTLNNIEVLDTTYVLLPPISVYNGLDICLVAWILWPDEESKTVPNLEKLVKRRLPSEAAAAANRDGRWRNQMHKAAHNGCCRRAAQTRALGSVLMKLLVSQNLSDLIETVEGPLVNVLADMELWGIGADMDACLRARHIIITKLKELDKEAYKLAGKSFSLNANADVADILFTHLKLPVPKGCEKGKLHPSTDKQCLDNLRDLHPIVSVIKEHRTLAKLLNGTLGSICSRAKLCIQSQRYIIHGNWLQTSTATGRLSMEEPNLQSVEHVVDFTTGKNDKDFTSMSMVDHHEINAREFFVPTQDNWLLVTADYSQIELRFMAHFSKDPVLIELLSKPDVDVFTMIASRWSGKEESLVSSKDRDNTKRFIYGILYGMGANSLAEQLECSPAEAAQKIQSFKRFFPGVSSWLQQAVASCRQKGYIETLMGRRRFLSKITAGNSREKAQAQRQAVNSICQGSAADIIKVAMLKVHSVITNGSNTVDSMDGLMHNFSQIRGRCHLLLQVHDELVLEVDPSMVAEAVNLLQISMETAASLLVPLRAKVKVGKTWGSLQPFQREP, via the exons ATGGCGTCGGGCTCCTCCCGAGTTCACGTCGACCAG TTCTTCGCGGTCAAGAAGCGGCGGCCCTCGTCGCAGCATGGGAGCCCCGGGGCCGCCAAGGGTTCCCTGGCGGGGTACCTGGTCCGGTCCCCTCccgccgcggccgcggcggcggcggcttcgtcggCGGCCCTGGCCGGCTCCCCCTCAGGCGCCCGGAGGAGCCTCGCGGCGTCCATGAACGCCGACATCGCCAATTCCGCCGCGGCGATGAATGTCGACGCGGGCgattccgcggcggcggcggcggcgccggactACGGGGACGACCTGGAGATGAAGCGGTTCACCATGGAGTTCCTGTCCCATTACTGCAG CGATATCCCGTCTGTTATGATGCCTGATGCTGGCAAGGgcgaaccagacaagcagcagaaGAGGAGCGCGGTCAACTCCTTCTTGGCTCCCTGCGGCGATAGATCTGCCAAGAAGCAATGCGTTTCTCGTTGTGGTGCTGCCGAAGTTGCAAGGGTTAAG GATTCAGGCGATAACATGCCCTTCAGATGCGTCAGTAATCATGGTGCTTCAGAACACCTTGAG GGGTTACACGAGGGGCCAAATCTAAGCGGTGAGGGATTTGCGGCCTTGCAAAGGTCCAGCTTTACCCCATATGCTGCGCAGAAAATGGCTGGGTTTTCTGCAGCACCTGGAGAGACCCCAAAATCTGCATCCTCCCTGATATCACCAGGGGAGGACTTCTGGAATGCTGCAATGGAATTTGCTGATGACGTCTCTGCTATGGCTGGTAAGGGTCCTCGAAGGCGACACTGCGATGCGGCTGAGGACAAGTCGTCCTGTGCAGTTGCACTGGGTTCTAAGACTCTTCCTAGATCAGGAAATGAGGAATTTAACTGTGAAAATACAGTAGGCAGCAATCCTATGAAGCAGATAGACACGTTCTCAAATGCAATAGAATTAGCGGCAGCGAATAGACAGCATAAGAACAACTCTCCTTTGCCTGTGAAGCATTTGGACTTCTTTCATGAGGATGCAATTCAAGTTTCAGGCCTGGAAGGTAAAGAAAAAGGTGACACTGTTCCTGGAAGTGCACAAGTGAACCAGGGTCGACCGAAGGACAGTAGCTTTCATAGAACGGAAAACCTCATGCATTCTGTAAATAACATGAAGGCAATTACTTCTAATCCAGACAACGATTCTCCGGTCATGATTCCTGGTGAAGGTCTGTTCAAGTCAAAAACAGCAGGGATGGGTCATTCAATTGATGCGGGCGGCAGAGGTTCTTGTATGATTAAGAGTGACCTCAATCAACCGACCCATGGTGAGATTAAATCGCTTGCTGCAAATTCAAATTCTTGCAAGCCTAACAGAGATTCCAAGAGTAAGTTTGCTTCTCAAAGAGTGGAAGCTTGCACTCCTACCAGCTCTGTTCCTCTAAAGGATCACTCCAAGCTCTCAAGCTGGCTCCCTCATGAGCTTTGTGCTATATACATGAAAAAAGGCATTCCACAGCTATATCCATGGCAG GTGGAATGTTTGCTTGTAGATGGTGTCTTGGAGAATCGCAATCTTGTATATTGCGCATCTACGAG TGCTGGTAAAAGTTTTGTTGCTGAAGTTCTGATGTTGAGACGGATATTGTCCAGTCAAAAGATAGCAATTCTAGTCCTTCCGTATGTTTCATTATGTGCTGAAAAG GCTGAACATCTCGAGCAGCTTCTTGCGCCACTGGGTAAGCATGTCCGTAGCTACTATGGAAACCAGGGGGGAGGGTCGCTTCCTAAAGATACATCAGTTGCTGTATGTACCATAGAGAAGGCAAATTCTTTGGTAAACAAGTTGCTGGAGGATGGCCGCCTTTCTGAGCTTGGTATAATTGTAATAGATGAGCTTCATATG GTTGGTGACCAGCACAGAGGGTACCTTTTGGAGCTGATGCTCACAAAACTTCGGTATGCCGCTGGTGAAGGAAATTCAGAGTCATCTAGTGGAGAAACTTCAGGTTCTAGCAGTGGGAAGGCGGGTACCACTCATGGATTACAGATTATCGGTATGAGTGCTACTATGCCCAATGTTGCAGCTGTAGCTGACTGGCTTCAA GCCGCACTTTATCAAACTGCCTTTCGACCCGTCCCATTGGAGGAGTTTATCAAAGTTGGTAATAAAATATTTGACAAAGACATGAACATTGTACGCGTACTTCCCAAAATAGCTGATATTGGTGGTAAGGATCCAGACCATATTGTTGAGTTGTGCAATGAG GTTGTTCTGGAGGGCCATTCTGTTCTTTTGTTTTGCTCCAGCCGAAAAGGCTGTGAATCAACTGCAAAGCATATTGCGAAGTACTTGAAAGTAGCTAATGTTAGTTCAAAAGATGTTGGCTCAGAGTTCCGAGATGCTGCATCTGCAGTTGAAGCCTTGAAGAGGTGTCCTGCTGGGTTAGATCCTGTATTGGAAGAAACCCTTCCATTTGGTGTTGCATACCACCATGCTGGTCTCACG GTTGAGGAGAGAGACATTGTGGAAACATGCTACCGTAAAGGTCTTGTCCGAGTTTTGACTGCCACATCAACTTTAGCTGCTGGAGTAAACTTGCCTGCCAGACGAGTTATATTCAGGCAACCTAGGATAGGTCGTGATTTCATTGATGGGACTCGCTATAGACAGATGGCTGGTCGTGCTGGTCGAACTGGAATCGACACAAAAGGAGAGAGT ATACTTGTATGTAGGCCTGAAGAGGTTAAGAGGATAACAGGTATTGTTAGAAGTGATTGTCCCCCCTTGCAGTCATGCCTCTCAGAAGACAAAAATGGAATGACTCATGCAATTATGGAGGTTGTTGCTGGCGGGATCGTGCAAACTGCAAGTGATATTCATCGATATGTGAGGTGTACGCTGCTTAACTCCACCAAATCTTTTGACGATGTCGTAAAGTCTGCTCAAGACTCCCTTCGTTGGTTATGCCATAAAAGGTTTGTTGAGTGGAACAATGACACCAAAATATACTCCACCACTCCACTTGGGCGAGCATCTTTTGGCAGTTCTCTCAATCCTGAGGAATCACTG GTTGTGCTTGATGATCTTTCAAGGGCAAGAGAAGGTTTTGTTCTGGCATCTGATTTGCATTTAGTCTACTTGGTAACCCCCATaaatgtagaagttgaacctgacTGGGAATTATACTACGAGAGGTTCATGCAACTGTCTTCTCTTGAGCAG TCAGTTGGCAACCGGGTTGGAGTAACAGAACCTTTCTTGATGCACATGGCTCATGGGGCAGCAATGCCTATTCGTGGAAGGCCCAAGAAAAACACTAGTGGAGGTTCTGGTGCAAACACTCTTATTAATGACCAGTCGCTTAGAGTATCTAAGCGCTTTTATGTGGCGCTGATGATATCAAGGCTGGCTCAG GAGATTCCTGTCACAGATGTTTGTGAATCATTTAAAGTTGCCAGAGGTACGATTCAAGCCTTGCAGGAAAATGCTGGCAGGTTTGCTTCAATGGTTTCTGCCTTTTGTCAGAGACTTGGTTGGCAGGATTTAGAAGGTCTTGTTGCCAAGTTCCAGAACCGTGTCTCGTTTGGAGTTAGGGCAGAGATCGCAGAACTTACAACAATTCCATTCGTCAAG GGCTCACGTGCAAGGGCTCTTTATAACTCTGGTTTGCGTACCCCTGTTACCATTGCTGAAGCATCTATTCCTGAAATCGCAAAAGCTCTTTTCGAAAATTCTTGGTCTGGTCAAG ATGATTCTGGGTTACGGCGAATGCAATTTGGTATAGCCAAGAAAATAAAAAATGGAGCTCGTAGAATTGTTCTTGAGGAGGCAGAAGCAGCCAGAGTAGCAGCATTCTCAGCTTTCAAATCACTTGGGGTAGAAGTTCCTCAGTTTACCACACCTCTGCTCCCAGCTAGTGAGGAGGACTCTCCACCTCGAGATGTCATGGTATTTCCTGGTGCAGGTCATGCTAAGTGCCAAGAGTCAGTTTTAGGAGCACGTGTTGGTGATGAAAGAAACATCTGCTCTGATTATGTTGCTCAAAGGGCTTCTACAGTGATTGTAGAGGAGGATCTGCACCCTGTTTCTTCCATTCATATTAAAGAGAGCCAAGGAATAGCAAACAGTGTCAACATTGCTAGTATGCAAGAAGCATCACCTTTATCGACGACGCCCAGCAGAAATGTGGCTGACAAAGGTCCTGTCAATGCACATAACTTCCCTGGAGGGTTCGATGGTTTCCTTGATCAATGGTCTTCTGTTAATGAATTTTCTTTTGATCTTCATTTTGTTAAGAGATCAAGTAAACTATCTTTGACCATTTTTGAAATTCTTGGGTTAGCTGTTTGCTGGGAAAATTCACCCGTCTACTACTGCAATTTCCCGAAAGACCTAACCCCAACTGGCAACAATGATTCTGTTGAACTGTGGGAAGGATTTAGGAGAAGATGGAGTAGAATAGTTGGCATTATGCAGCAAAAGAGTGTCAAGAAAACGACATGGAATTTGAAGATTCAGATTCAGGCACTTAAATCTCCCTGTATTTCTTGTCAACGGCTTGCTAGGCTTCACCTCAACCCTAAAACATTGAACAATATTGAAGTCCTAGACACCACATATGTGTTATTACCACCAATCTCTGTCTATAATGGGTTGGACATATGCTTGGTGGCATGGATTCTCTGGCCAGATGAGGAAAGCAAAACAGTGCCAAACCTTGAGAAG TTAGTGAAGAGACGGCTACCTAGTGAGGCTGCAGCGGCAGCAAATCGGGATGGCAGATGGAGGAATCAGATGCACAAAGCAGCTCACAATGGTTGCTGTAGGCGTGCTGCGCAGACAAGAGCACTGGGTTCTGTTTTGATGAAGTTGCTTGTTTCTCAAAATCTAAGTGATTTGATTGAAACAGTTGAGGGTCCATTG GTAAATGTGCTTGCTGATATGGAATTATGGGGAATTGGTGCTGACATGGATGCATGTCTCCGTGCGAGGCATATTATAATAACAAAGCTGAAGGAGCTAGACAAAGAAGCATACAAATTAGCGGGCAAGAGTTTCTCACTAAATGCAAATGCTGACGTCGCTGACATTCTTTTTACTCACTTAAAACTGCCAGTCCCAAAAGGGTGCGAGAAAGGGAAGTTGCATCCTAGCACTGACAAGCAGTGTCTAGACAATCTAAG gGATCTACACCCAATCGTCTCAGTAATTAAGGAACATAGAACATTGGCCAAACTGTTGAATGGCACATTGGGGTCCATCTGTTCACGGGCTAAGTTGTGCATCCAATCCCAAAGGTACATCATACATGGAAATTGGCTTCAGACATCAACTGCTACTGGCCGTCTATCAATGGAAGAGCCAAATCTCCAG AGTGTTGAGCACGTGGTGGATTTCACAACAGGAAAGAATGATAAAGATTTCACAAGCATGTCAATGGTTGATCATCATGAAATCAATGCCCGTGAATTTTTTGTTCCCACTCAA GACAACTGGTTATTGGTAACTGCCGATTACTCCCAGATAGAGCTGCGTTTTATGGCGCATTTTTCTAAAGATCCTGTATTGATCGAGCTTCTAAGTAAACCGGATGTTGATGTGTTTACTATGATTGCCTCAAGATGGAGTGGAAAAGAAGAGTCTTTGGTCTCTTCTAAGGACCGAGATAACACAAAGAGATTTATTTATGGCATACTTTATGGAATGGGCGCCAACTCCCTTGCAGAACAACTTGAATGCAGCCCAGCGGAAGCTGCACAGAAAATTCAGAGTTTCAAGAGATTCTTTCCAGGCGTTTCTTCGTGGCTACAACAAGCTGTGGCATCATGTCGGCAAAAAGG ATATATTGAGACCTTGATGGGACGGAGACGTTTTCTTTCAAAAATTACCGCTGGAAATAGCAGAGAGAAAGCTCAAGCACAGAGACAAGCAGTTAATTCTATTTGCCAG GGTTCTGCTGCTGATATTATCAAGGTGGCTATGCTTAAGGTTCATTCTGTAATTACTAATGGGAGTAACACAGTTGATTCCATGGATGGGCTTATGCATAACTTTTCACAAATCAGAGGGCGGTGTCACCTTCTTTTGCAG GTGCATGATGAACTTGTGCTTGAAGTTGACCCGTCTATGGTAGCAGAGGCTGTAAATCTGCTACAGATAAGCATGGAAACTGCAGCTTCACTCTTGG TACCTTTACGTGCTAAAGTAAAGGTTGGAAAAACTTGGGGTTCTCTTCAGCCTTTCCAGCGAGAGCCTTGA